The Acholeplasma laidlawii PG-8A DNA window ACTCTAAAGCCAAAAGAGACTACTTAACCAGCAAATTAAACCTAACCTATAGTAACTCCAAGACACTGATACAAAGGCTTAATTGGCTAGGGTTAAGTTATAAAGATTTAGAGGATATATTATATGCATCAAGCTAAAAAAAGATTTGGTCAAAACTTTTTAACAGATAAGAATTTATTGAAAAAGATTGTTGACTCAGCACAAATTCATGATAAAAACGTATTAGAAATTGGACCAGGGTTAGGTGCACTAACTCAGTTTATAGTTAAAGATGCCAAAAAGTATCTAGCCTATGAAATTGACTACTCTCTAAAAGATGTTTTAGAAAATTTCTTAAGTGAAGATAGCAACATCATATTCCAAGACTTTTTAGAATCTGATGTCACAAATGATTTAGATACATATTTTAAAGGTGAACCAATTCACTTGATTGGTAATTTACCATACTACATTACAACACCGATTATTTTTAAATTCTTAGAAATAGATCAACTTAAAACAGCAACAATCATGGTCCAAAAAGAAGTGGGTGACCGTATGATTAGCAAGAAGAATTTAAAAAGCTATAATGCCTTTTCTGCGATTCTACAATACTTTACAGATGTAAGGTTGGTTGTTAATGTAAATAGAAAAATGTTTAACCCGGTACCTAAGGTAGATTCCATGGTTGTTCAACTAACTAAAAAAGAAACTAAACTGGATAAATCATTAGAGCTTAAGTTTATTCAAATCGTTAAGTTGAGTTTTATGCATAAAAGAAAAACCTTGTTAAATAATCTATCTACAGGTCTAAACGAAGATAAAGCTAAGATACTAGAATCTTTAAAGTCGCTTAATTTAGATGAGAAGACAAGAGCTGAATCACTAAGTGTAGATGATTTTATTACACTTACTGAAAAACTTTATAAATAAAATAACTAAAAATATTGATCGATTGTATCAATATTTTTTTATTTATATAAGGACAATCAAATAAAATACATAAATAATTGCATAAAAACATATTAAGGAATCTATTATTACATCAAAATTTCATAATTATTATTATTTTGTAATGTAAGCGCTTGAAAAGGCGGAAAATGTGCTATAATATTTTTGTATCAAACATCCGGGAGGGGCAAAGTGAAAATAACAGACGTCAGAGTAAGACACGTAAGTAGTGACTCAAGATTAAAAGGTGTAGTAACAATTACATTTGAAGATGCATTCGTAGTGCATGACATACGAGTGATTGAAGGTGAAAATGGATTATTCGTTGCAATGCCTAGCAAGAAGATGCCAAATGGCGGTTTCAGAGATATAGCACATCCAATACACGCGGATATGCGTAAACAAATCGAAGATTCTATCATCAAAGCATATAAAGAAACACTTGATGCTGAAGCAACAGCTTCAGTTGAAGAATAAACTAAAGAGTTAATAGGATTTAGAGGATAATTAGTACTCGCAAAACAGCATCAATCGAAGATATTGCCATCGGCAATATTTTTTGATTATAGAAAGAGACAACAATTCG harbors:
- the rsmA gene encoding 16S rRNA (adenine(1518)-N(6)/adenine(1519)-N(6))-dimethyltransferase RsmA codes for the protein MHQAKKRFGQNFLTDKNLLKKIVDSAQIHDKNVLEIGPGLGALTQFIVKDAKKYLAYEIDYSLKDVLENFLSEDSNIIFQDFLESDVTNDLDTYFKGEPIHLIGNLPYYITTPIIFKFLEIDQLKTATIMVQKEVGDRMISKKNLKSYNAFSAILQYFTDVRLVVNVNRKMFNPVPKVDSMVVQLTKKETKLDKSLELKFIQIVKLSFMHKRKTLLNNLSTGLNEDKAKILESLKSLNLDEKTRAESLSVDDFITLTEKLYK
- the spoVG gene encoding septation regulator SpoVG → MKITDVRVRHVSSDSRLKGVVTITFEDAFVVHDIRVIEGENGLFVAMPSKKMPNGGFRDIAHPIHADMRKQIEDSIIKAYKETLDAEATASVEE